The window CGACTGGCTACTACTTCTACGGCGTCGTCCGGGCGCGCGGCGGGCCGCCCCGTGCCGCCGCCAACGGCGCGCCGCTTACGGTGGTGCCCTACCGCGACCTCGAGGCGCTGGTCCGGCCGGCCCCCTTCCACCTTCCGTCCCTGGATGCGGAGCACCTGCAGGCGCATCAGCGGACCGTGGAGAGCGTGATGCACCGCGCCACCATCCTGCCCGCGCCGTACGGCGTGGTCTTTCGCGGCCGGCGCGGGCTGATCCGCTTCCTGCAGGAGCAGTACCTGGTGCTGGACGAGACCCTCGCCTTCCTGGAAGGGCATTGGGAGATGCGCCTGCACATTGCGCCTCAGGCGGCGGGGCTCGAGGAATCCGAGGTCGCCGACCTGGCCATGGGTGTCTACGCCGAGCTGCGCCGCTTCGCGCGCGCGGCTGT of the Gemmatimonadota bacterium genome contains:
- a CDS encoding GvpL/GvpF family gas vesicle protein — translated: MTRPGWRRRGRRVGAEAQKEAAPPAEAPAAAGAESAARGAPTGYYFYGVVRARGGPPRAAANGAPLTVVPYRDLEALVRPAPFHLPSLDAEHLQAHQRTVESVMHRATILPAPYGVVFRGRRGLIRFLQEQYLVLDETLAFLEGHWEMRLHIAPQAAGLEESEVADLAMGVYAELRRFARAAVPFRGAGRQRLSAAFLVERSAWIDFVERTDDLGRAHPELTLEVTGPWPPYDFVRMVL